CGATCTTTTGCCTGATCATATGACAGCCTCCGATTTGATATATTAAATAACCGGCAGACACCTTATGGATAAGGTAATCAGGTATATTTAATCACCTTTTTCGTAAGGTGTCAATAATTATCTTATTATGATATACTTACCAAATTATGGAAAAAGAAGAGTTAAAAGAAAGGCTGGCTGTCCGGATCCGCGAACTGCGGCAGAAGTACGGTTTTACCCAGGAAGAGCTTGCCGAGCGCGCGGACCTGGAATACAAACATATCCAGCGTTTGGAGAGCAAACGGCCCTGCGACGCCAAACTTTCCACATTATATAAACTCGCCGACGCTTTTAAAATCCCCCTGAACAAGCTTCTCGACCTCTAAAAAATAATTCCGGCCCTGTTTTTTTGTAATATAATGGTGATTATGAAAAGAAAGATAGCGTTTTTCTTTTTATGCCTGTTGTTTATTCTTCCTGCGGGCATAAAGGCGGATGAGCCCTTGCGCAGGGCTCTTTTTGTCACAGTGCTCCAGGAGCCGGCTGTGCTTTCCCAGCGCCCGGCGATCCTTGAACTGGTCGATTGCGCAAAAAAATCCCGCGTTGAGATACTTTATATCCAGGTTTACCGGGCGAATAAGGCCTGGTTCCCTTCAAAACACGCCGATGATTCCCCGTACGCGGACTGCGTTGATTCCGTAGGCGATGACCCTTTGGATCTTTTAATAAGCCGCGCTCATACCGAGGGGATAAAGGTGTATGCCTGGCTTAACCTGCTGAGTTTGAGCGCGAATAAGAACGCGCCGATGCTGGAAAAATACGGCAACGGCATACTCACCCGCAATATTAAGCCAAAGAAGAAACTTGAGGATTATAAAATAGACAACCAGTATTTCCTTGAACCGGGCGATTTGCGTGTGCGCTCGGAGCTGGTCAATATCGTTGGCGAGGTTTTAGGCGGTTATCCCGGATTGGACGGCATTATCTTCGATTATATACGCTATCCGGATAAGAACCCCGCCTATGGATATACCCGGATGAATATCGACCGGTTCAAAAACACTACCGGTGAGAAAACCGTTGTTGAAGGAAGCGCGGCCTGGAATGATTGGAAGAGGATGCAGGTGACCGGGCTGCTTAAACGCCTGGTTAAGGAATCCCGCAGGCTGCGGCCGGATATCCGGGTGGAGGCCACAGGTTGCGCGCCTTATTCCCGCGCGTATCTTGAGGCTTTTCAGGACTGGCCGTCCTGGCTGGAAAACAAGGTGGTTGATTCGGTCACTGTGATGACTTATGCCCGGACATCCGCGGAATTCGAGAAAGTGGTTTTGGACGCTAAAAAGAGGGTCAAAGATTTCAAAAAAACCAATATCGCTGTCGGCGCCTATGCATTGGGAAATTCTCCGGATATCTTCTTTGAACAGTTGCGCATCTGCTCGGAAGCCAAGCCATATGCCTGCGCCATACTGCACTATGGAAGCCTGCTGGAAAACCCCGGCCTGAACGGTTTATTGACCGGGGACGTTAAAACTCCTTAAGAAACCGTTTTCATGAATCCTCCCGGATCCCCTTGAATTCCCCCTGATAAGTGGATATGCTTAATTATAAAGTTATATGCATTTAAGAAAGAGCGGGGTGGGCTATGGCTAAAATGAAGGTATTGATCATCGACGATGAAGCTGACATCCGGGAAAGGCTTAAGAATATCCTTGAGCGCAAAGGGTATTCGGTTTTTACCGCGGCAGACGGGGTGGATGGCTTGGCGATAGTCAAAGAGACCATAATCGACATAATCTACTGCGATATCGTTATGCCCCGTATGGACGGCATTGAATTCCTGGATAATGTCCGGAAATTCAATCCCCGGGCCGAAGTGATAATGGTCACCGGCTGTTCCACCATGGAAAGGTGCGTCGCTTCGATCGAAAAAAGCGCCTGCGCCTACCTGATCAAGCCTTTGCGGGTGTCGGATATCCTGGAAAGCCTTTCCAAGGCGGTCAGGAGGATCTGCGAGAAGGAAGAGATGATCTGCGCCGCTTTTGTCCCGGTAAGGCATCCGAAGAACCAGGCTGCGCGCAGTATCTAAAATAATATCGGGCGGTATCGGTAAACCTCTGCTGTAAAGATACGGCAGAGGTTTTTTTATTTTGATAATCCGGAATATAATGTATAATTGAACAATACATATCTTCAATCCGGAAAGGTAAGTTATGGCGGCGTTCATCGCATCATTCATATTCGTGGTCCTGGCTGAGATGGGGGATAAGACCCAGTTGTTGGCTATGGCCTTTGCCAGCCGTTACAGCGCCAGGAAAGTCTTGATCGCGGTATTCCTGGCTACGGTCATCAATCACGGGCTTGCCGTGGTTGTGGGGCATTTTTTGAGCGTGGCCCTGCCGATGAAGCTGATCTCTTTTGTCGCCTCGCTGTCGTTCATCGGGTTCGGCATCTGGACTTTGCGCGGGGATAAGCTGAACGGAGAGGATAAGAAGGAAAGCAGATTCGGGCCTGTGCTTACCGTAGGCATAGCTTTTTTTCTGGCGGAGATGGGTGATAAAACCCAGTTGGCCACCGTAGCGTTGGCTGTAGAATATAAAAATATGATCAACGTGCTTATGGGCACTACTTTGGGTATGGTAGTGGCTGACGCCATAGGCATAATCGCCGGCACTGTGATGCGTAAGCACGTGCCGGAAAAGATCATTAAATGGGTATCCGCGGCGATATTCATTCTTTTCGGGATAGCCGGGATGATCAAGGCCGTTAGATAACCGGGGGAGATGTTTTTATTTGTTTTTCAGGGAAGTTTTGTTATAATCGATTGAAGGAGGAAGATTTGATGGAGTTCGCTGATGTAAAAGCTGTGGTAAAATCAATAAATTCGGACAGCGTCCGGGCTGACGCAGATGATTATTTAGAGGTCGTTATCTTAAAAAGCAATATGGAAGCGCTTATCTCCAAGCTCAACGGGTTATTCGGCGCTCCTGTATGGCCGCCGGAAAATAAACTGCCCGGCCCTGCCCAGCAGGCCATAAGCCAATACGGCGGGATCCAGTCCGGGCAGACCTTGTATTTCTACCAGCAGAACGGAGCAGCCTTGTTCGTAATGTTCTGGCCCTGGGGCAACGGGCAGCAGATCACCATCAAATCCGGTAAGAAATAACGTACAAATATTCCCGATCAGCTGTTCAGCGCGCCGCGAAGAATCGGGAATCTTTTGTTTAGTGAACCGCAAATAAATATCTAACGGGGTGAAAAAATGAAGAAATTGGTTTTAATCAGGCACGGGGAAAGTGTCTGGAACAAGGAAAACAGGTTTACCGGCTGGACTGACGTGGATCTCTCTGAAAAGGGCCGTCAGGAAGCGAAAAAAGCGGGTGAGGCGCTGAAAAAGGAAGGTTTTACTTTTGATGTGGCCTATACCTCTGTGTTAAAAAGAGCGGTCCGGACTTTATGGTCGGTGCTGGATGAGATGGACCTGATGTGGATACCGGTCTATAATTCCTGGAGGCTCAACGAAAGGCATTACGGCGGATTGCAGGGATTGAATAAATCCGAGATGGCTTCTAAGTACGGCGAAGCCCAGGTGCTTATCTGGCGCAGGAGTTACGATATCCGGCCTCCGGATCTGGAGAAGACGGATGATAGATACCCGGGTAAGGACAGAAGATACGCGGATATGGATCCCAAGGATGTGCCGGTGGCTGAGTGTTTGAAAGATACGGTAGCCAGGTTCCTGCCTTATTGGCATGAGGAGATCGCTCCGGCGATAAAATCCGGCAAAAAAGTGATCATCGCGGCCCACGGCAACAGCCTGCGCGCGCTGGTTAAATACCTGGATAATATATCCGATGAGGCGATAGTCAAACTGAACATACCCACCGGATTGCCGCTGGTATATGAGCTGGATGATGACCTGAAACCGGTCAAAAGCTATTATATCGGCGACCCGGAAGAAGTAAAAAAGGCGATGGAGGCTGTGGCAAACCAGGGCAAAGCCGGGAAGTAACCGGCTCTTAAAGGAGGATGGGAGATGAACAGGTTCGGGAAAATACTGGTATTCTTGTTCGGGCTGGTCTTTATTCAAACTTTCACTCAAGGAGCGTTCGCAATGGATGAGAAAATAGCGGTTTTGGAAACTAATCAGGGCGTTATCGAGATAAAGCTTATGCCTGATATCGCGCCTAAGGCCTGCGAGAATTTTATAAAGCTTATAGAGAAAGGGTATTACAATGGTTTGATTTTTCACCGGGTGATCAAAAAATTCATGATCCAGGGCGGAGACCCCACAGGCACGGGCATGGGCGGGGAATCGGTCTGGGGCAAGGCTTTTGAGGACGAGCTCAGCCCTAATGTTTCTTTTGACAAGCCGGGTATACTGGCTATGGCCAACGCCGGCCCGAACACCAATGGCAGCCAGTTCTTCATCACTACTGTGCCGACCCCCTGGCTGAACATGCGTCATACCATTTTCGGGGAAGTGGTCAAAGGTTATGACGTGGTTGAAAAGATCGAAAATGCCAAGACCCTGGCCGCAGACAAGCCTGTATCGGTCCAGAAAATAGTAAAAGCGTATATTAAATAATCCAATAGGGGACGGTTCCTCGCATTTTTATCCCTTGTCCGGCAATGAGTTAAGTGGGGTGCCATTGCCAAGTATATCGATCAAGGAATTTAGCGCGGGGATTATTCGCGGATTTCATCTATGGCAGTGGTATTCTGGGTTGGCAATGAGGGTATGCTTATCTTGTTGTAAATCAAGCAGATATAACGCGAGGAACCGTCCCCTAAGATTTTAGTTGACAAAGGAAGATACGTAAGGTATACTTCGCATAGTTTGGTATTAGTAAAGAAGGTGTAGAAGTCAGGACCGTGAGGGATGGATATCTAACCTCGCGGTTTTTTGGTTTCTACAGGATTTGCTAAAATAAAGGTTGAAAGGAGGTAACAAGTTCATGGCAAAAGGCAAAGTAAAGTGGTTTTCAAATCAGAAGGGTTATGGGTTTATTACTCCTGAGTCGGGTGCTGACGTGTTCGTGCATTTTAGCGCTATTCAGGGTGATGGCTATAAATCTTTAGAGGAGGGCGCGGAGGTTGAGTTCGAGGTTGAGAATGGCGCCAAAGGCGAACAGGCTGTTAATGTAAGAAAGATATAATCAGCTACAAGCAGAAGAAAAGCCCGGCAATATAATGCCGGGCTTTTTTTATTTCTATGGCATTTTTAGTTTTTATTGTAAAATAAGCCATGTTTAAAAAACGCTTTCCTATATTACTGCTGCTTATCATCCTATCTCTCAGTCCATTTGCCCGGCTTTCCGGTATTGCCCGGGCCGATAAGCCGTATACCGGAGCCAAGAGCGCAGCTTATTCCTGCAATAACGCGGAATTTTCCCAGGCCATCGGCTATTACAAAAAGGCGCTGTCTAAAAACGACCCAATGGCCTATCTTAACCTGGCGGTGATCTTTAAAGACTTGGAGCGTTATGAGCAGGGGATCGGCGTCTTAAAAAAAGGATTGTCTAAGTTCCCGGCGGATATGCGCATGCGCTCCCTTTTGGCCAGGTTGTATTATCTGAGCAACCGCCTTGACCAGTCGATCGCAATGCTGAACCGGATAATACGCATCGCCCCTGATGACCTGGAAGCCTTGATCATCCTGGGCTTGTGTTACGCCGCCAAAAAAGACGATGCGCAAGCCGAGAGGATTTATAAAAAGGCGTTGTTGCTGGATAAGAATAACATCATCGCCAGGATATCGTTAGCGGATCTGTATTCCCGCCTGGAAAAACTGCCCGAGGCCGCCGAAGAATACCGCAAGATCAGCATAATCGACTCCAGTATCCTGAGGATCTACCGGGCATGGGCAGAGGTATTGTTCACTATCGGCAAATACAAAGAGGCGTTCAGGGTTTATGAAAAGCTATATTCCCAGGAGCCCCGGGATAAGTCAATAGAGGGAAGGCTTGATCTGATCCGTGAAAAACTGGGCGCGGAATTCTTCGCGCAGGAAAAGGCAAAGCGGGTGGCGGCCAAGGCCAGGAAGAAGGTTATGGTCAAGCCCGCGCTTGGGGCGAAGGATATGGTTTACGTGAAGGTCGGGCTTGTTCATACCGATGGCCCGGTGGAATTCAAATGTTCCGGCGGATTCGAGATTATTTCAGGCGCCGGCCAGGTCATCCTGGGTAACGGCGAGGATGGCCGGATCTACGGTATCACCAGGAACAGCGAGGATAAAATAGTCATTTCCACCCAGGGCAAAGACGACCTGATCGCTGACAGACGCGTATTTATCCGGGTATTAAGTCTTGAAGCGACGCTGACCTTGTTCAATGTAAAATACGGCAGGGATAATTTCTGGGCAAATCAGGCAGACCGCTCTTACCGCGGCCAGATCGAGGTTAACGTCATTCCTGCAGGATTAAGCGTCATCAACAAAGTCAGTCTTGAAGAGTATTTATATAGCGTGGTACCTTCGGAGATGCCGGCCAGTTGGCCTAAAGAGGCGCTTAAGGCCCAGGCGATCGCCGCCCGGTCAGAGGCATTGACCAAGCTGGGCAGGCATAAAAATGAGGGGTTTGATTTCTGCCCGGAGGTGCACTGCCAGGTTTATGCCGGGGTAGAGAATGAATCCCCGAATACCAATCAGGTGGTGGATGAGACCAGGGGATTGTTCCTCACTTATAAAGGCAAGCCGGTGGACGCCATTTATTCCAGCTGCTGCGGCGGCAATACCCAGGATAATATATTCAGCAGCAAAGAAGATTTCCCGTATCTGTGCGGGGTAATGGATTCTGTGGCGGAACAGGGGCTGGATTTCCCATTTTCTCCGTATGAACTGGATACCTGGTTAAAGAAACCCCCGAAAGGCCTGCTTTGCGATATCCCGGAATATGCGGCTAATGTTAATTTCCGTTGGGTCAGGATATATACGCCGGAAGATATCCAGCGGATGCTGGCTGAGGTTGCTCCGGGTTTAGGCAAGGCCAGGAATATCATTGTGGTGAAGCGGAATAAATTCGGGCATATCGACATCCTTAGAATAACAGGGAGCAAATCGTCTTATTTGCTTAAACGCGAATCGAATATCCGCAAAACCCTGGGTGGGTTGCGCAGCACGGTTTTTAAGGTAGAGGCAGAATACGGTAAAGACAGGAAACTCCAGAAGTTCGTGATATACGGGGCAGGTTGGGGCCATGCTGTGGGTATGTGCCAGGCAGGCTGCCGGGGTATGGCTAATCAGGGCAGGGGTTATAGGGATATCCTTAAACATTATTTCACCGGTGTAAATCTGGAAAAGAAGTATTAATTTGTTGTAAAAACGCTTAAAAAGCGATAAAATTATCTAATATAACAGAAAGTGAGGCCGAATGAAAAGAGTCTTATTGATAACTTTGTTCTTATTCGTATTTTGCGGGCCAACGGTTTACGCGCAGTTACAGCCTACGGCAAAGGTGGATAATAATGCCGGCAATAGGGCGCTTCCGCCTTATTCCGGGCCTAAGGCCAGGATAGCGGTAGCTGATTTTGAGGTGAAGGCTGCCAAGGCTACCGGTGAGATCGGCACTGGTTTGAAAGAGATGCTGGTTACCGCGTTGATCAACAGCAGCCGTTTCCGCGTTTTGGAACGCCAGGTGCTGAACGCGGTGATGAAAGAGCAGGAATTAGCCGCGTCAGGCGCGTCGCAGCAGGGTAGCGGTCCGCAAAGAGGCCAGCTTAAAACAGCGGACCTGGTGATCACCGCAGCGGTAACCGAATTTGAGCCTAAGGCCTCCGGAGGCAGCGCGGTGTTGGGCGGCGGCGCGGGTATAGGCAAAGGGCTGATCGGCTTAGGTTTAGGCGGATCGACGAATAAAGCCCACATGGCGCTGGATATCCGCATAGTAGATACCTCGACTTCAGAAGTGCTGGCAGCTACCCGCGTTCAGGGATCAGCCTCGGATATCTCCGGCGGCTTAATGGCCGGGTTTATGGGCAGTTGGGGGTTGGGCGTCGGCCTGGCGGGTTACGCCAATACCCCTATGGAGAAAGCCATACGCGTCTGTATAATCGAGGCGGTAAATTATATCGCCCAGAGCGTGCCCGCGGATTATTTCAAATATTAAAGCCTGAATGGAAAGATCAGTATACAAGGGAAAGCTTTTGAATCTTTCGCAAAAAAAGATAAAACTCCCTAACGGTTATATTGCCTGCCTTGAGATCGTCAAGCATCCCGGCGCTTCCCTGATAATCCCCTTCCTTGATAAGAACAGAATAATATTTTTAAGACAATACCGGCCGGTTATCGGTTCATATATTTATGAGCTTCCTGCGGGGACGCTGGATAAGGGCGAGCGCGCGCTTGACTGCTGCCGCAGGGAGATCGTTGAAGAGACCGGTTATTCCGCAGCCAAATTTAAAAGGTTAGGCTTTATTTATCCGGTGCCGGGTTATTCCACTGAGAAAATAACCATTTACAAGGCCGAAGGCCTTAGGAAAACAGCCGGGAATACGCAGCAGGATGAGGTCATCCGCAGTTTAGTGTTCACTAAAAGCCGGGCCGTCCGCTTATTTAAGTCCGGCAGGATAGTGGACGCCAAGACTATCGCTGCTCTGGCTATGTGCGGTTGGCTCTAAAAAATCCGATAGTTTATGCGCATCGTAAGATTTAAATATCGGGGCGA
This portion of the Candidatus Omnitrophota bacterium genome encodes:
- a CDS encoding TMEM165/GDT1 family protein — translated: MAAFIASFIFVVLAEMGDKTQLLAMAFASRYSARKVLIAVFLATVINHGLAVVVGHFLSVALPMKLISFVASLSFIGFGIWTLRGDKLNGEDKKESRFGPVLTVGIAFFLAEMGDKTQLATVALAVEYKNMINVLMGTTLGMVVADAIGIIAGTVMRKHVPEKIIKWVSAAIFILFGIAGMIKAVR
- a CDS encoding SpoIID/LytB domain-containing protein, whose amino-acid sequence is MFKKRFPILLLLIILSLSPFARLSGIARADKPYTGAKSAAYSCNNAEFSQAIGYYKKALSKNDPMAYLNLAVIFKDLERYEQGIGVLKKGLSKFPADMRMRSLLARLYYLSNRLDQSIAMLNRIIRIAPDDLEALIILGLCYAAKKDDAQAERIYKKALLLDKNNIIARISLADLYSRLEKLPEAAEEYRKISIIDSSILRIYRAWAEVLFTIGKYKEAFRVYEKLYSQEPRDKSIEGRLDLIREKLGAEFFAQEKAKRVAAKARKKVMVKPALGAKDMVYVKVGLVHTDGPVEFKCSGGFEIISGAGQVILGNGEDGRIYGITRNSEDKIVISTQGKDDLIADRRVFIRVLSLEATLTLFNVKYGRDNFWANQADRSYRGQIEVNVIPAGLSVINKVSLEEYLYSVVPSEMPASWPKEALKAQAIAARSEALTKLGRHKNEGFDFCPEVHCQVYAGVENESPNTNQVVDETRGLFLTYKGKPVDAIYSSCCGGNTQDNIFSSKEDFPYLCGVMDSVAEQGLDFPFSPYELDTWLKKPPKGLLCDIPEYAANVNFRWVRIYTPEDIQRMLAEVAPGLGKARNIIVVKRNKFGHIDILRITGSKSSYLLKRESNIRKTLGGLRSTVFKVEAEYGKDRKLQKFVIYGAGWGHAVGMCQAGCRGMANQGRGYRDILKHYFTGVNLEKKY
- the gpmA gene encoding 2,3-diphosphoglycerate-dependent phosphoglycerate mutase → MKKLVLIRHGESVWNKENRFTGWTDVDLSEKGRQEAKKAGEALKKEGFTFDVAYTSVLKRAVRTLWSVLDEMDLMWIPVYNSWRLNERHYGGLQGLNKSEMASKYGEAQVLIWRRSYDIRPPDLEKTDDRYPGKDRRYADMDPKDVPVAECLKDTVARFLPYWHEEIAPAIKSGKKVIIAAHGNSLRALVKYLDNISDEAIVKLNIPTGLPLVYELDDDLKPVKSYYIGDPEEVKKAMEAVANQGKAGK
- a CDS encoding helix-turn-helix transcriptional regulator, with translation MEKEELKERLAVRIRELRQKYGFTQEELAERADLEYKHIQRLESKRPCDAKLSTLYKLADAFKIPLNKLLDL
- a CDS encoding family 10 glycosylhydrolase; this translates as MKRKIAFFFLCLLFILPAGIKADEPLRRALFVTVLQEPAVLSQRPAILELVDCAKKSRVEILYIQVYRANKAWFPSKHADDSPYADCVDSVGDDPLDLLISRAHTEGIKVYAWLNLLSLSANKNAPMLEKYGNGILTRNIKPKKKLEDYKIDNQYFLEPGDLRVRSELVNIVGEVLGGYPGLDGIIFDYIRYPDKNPAYGYTRMNIDRFKNTTGEKTVVEGSAAWNDWKRMQVTGLLKRLVKESRRLRPDIRVEATGCAPYSRAYLEAFQDWPSWLENKVVDSVTVMTYARTSAEFEKVVLDAKKRVKDFKKTNIAVGAYALGNSPDIFFEQLRICSEAKPYACAILHYGSLLENPGLNGLLTGDVKTP
- a CDS encoding peptidylprolyl isomerase, with the protein product MDEKIAVLETNQGVIEIKLMPDIAPKACENFIKLIEKGYYNGLIFHRVIKKFMIQGGDPTGTGMGGESVWGKAFEDELSPNVSFDKPGILAMANAGPNTNGSQFFITTVPTPWLNMRHTIFGEVVKGYDVVEKIENAKTLAADKPVSVQKIVKAYIK
- a CDS encoding cold-shock protein yields the protein MAKGKVKWFSNQKGYGFITPESGADVFVHFSAIQGDGYKSLEEGAEVEFEVENGAKGEQAVNVRKI
- a CDS encoding response regulator, with the protein product MAKMKVLIIDDEADIRERLKNILERKGYSVFTAADGVDGLAIVKETIIDIIYCDIVMPRMDGIEFLDNVRKFNPRAEVIMVTGCSTMERCVASIEKSACAYLIKPLRVSDILESLSKAVRRICEKEEMICAAFVPVRHPKNQAARSI
- a CDS encoding NUDIX hydrolase, whose translation is MERSVYKGKLLNLSQKKIKLPNGYIACLEIVKHPGASLIIPFLDKNRIIFLRQYRPVIGSYIYELPAGTLDKGERALDCCRREIVEETGYSAAKFKRLGFIYPVPGYSTEKITIYKAEGLRKTAGNTQQDEVIRSLVFTKSRAVRLFKSGRIVDAKTIAALAMCGWL